From Echinicola jeungdonensis, the proteins below share one genomic window:
- a CDS encoding c-type cytochrome, producing MKIIKFTYIVALSAMTWGMVSCGASGDDQGLEYAPQMYHSVAYEPLTQIQDEESGDWLSNTESGIGEFYNSNPHNPHKMTMREPAPNTVPRNQNGYLPYRLKVADLEGAAEIENPLELTDQVLEDGERLFTQYCSPCHGEGGEGDGPVGQVIGGVANLKGGAYINLPEGHIFHVITHGKGRMGSHGSQISMERRWKIVHYVKQEIQKQ from the coding sequence ATGAAAATTATTAAATTCACATATATAGTTGCCCTATCCGCAATGACCTGGGGGATGGTATCCTGCGGAGCTTCTGGGGATGATCAAGGCTTGGAATATGCCCCTCAGATGTACCATTCTGTAGCATACGAACCCCTCACCCAGATTCAGGATGAGGAATCCGGTGACTGGTTGTCTAATACAGAAAGTGGCATAGGAGAATTTTACAACAGTAATCCCCACAATCCGCATAAAATGACCATGAGGGAACCTGCCCCCAATACGGTGCCAAGGAACCAAAATGGGTATCTTCCTTATAGATTAAAGGTGGCTGACTTGGAAGGAGCAGCTGAAATTGAAAACCCACTTGAATTAACCGACCAGGTGTTAGAAGATGGAGAGCGATTGTTTACCCAATATTGTTCACCTTGCCATGGCGAAGGCGGTGAAGGTGACGGGCCAGTCGGGCAAGTGATTGGTGGTGTGGCCAATTTAAAAGGCGGTGCTTACATCAACCTGCCTGAGGGACATATCTTCCATGTAATTACTCATGGAAAAGGAAGAATGGGATCCCACGGTTCTCAAATCTCCATGGAGAGAAGGTGGAAGATTGTTCACTATGTTAAACAAGAAATTCAGAAACAATAA
- a CDS encoding quinol:cytochrome C oxidoreductase, whose product MAHVTNFNLDQKFEFTAGLKKSVLTIGVIGAVLLIIGVLTAMFGGGDHGHGEAAGHQTEHVEATVDHHAEEAGHGEEEHQIEAGHSEAAHAGGEHSEAGHEDSGHGGYHWSKRFFANLWINNVYFAGIAIIGVFFFAIQYAAQAGWATPILRVMLSFGNWLPFAAILMIVTYFIAGHDLFHWTHASLFDPNSPDYDHIIDGKGGFFYWPFAKGSFPIFWVVRMVLFFGIWIFFFNKLKNLSLQEDIKGGNSYWFTMRKWSAIFLVVFAVSSSISAWDWVMSIDTHWFSTLFGWYVFASWFVAGLSAITLVTILLKEKGYLEMINENHLHDLGKFIFGFSIFWTYLWFSQFLLIYYANIPEESVYFLERLASDIYGPFIFVNIILNFVLPFLLLMTRDSKRHTIFLKVVCTTIILGHWVDFFLMVQPGTLGHNGGIGFMEIGMLLLYASVVIMVVFNNLGKKNLIPKNHPMLEESYHHHI is encoded by the coding sequence ATGGCGCACGTTACAAATTTTAACCTGGATCAAAAATTTGAATTTACGGCCGGTCTCAAAAAGTCAGTCCTTACGATTGGTGTTATTGGTGCTGTGCTGTTAATCATAGGAGTTCTTACTGCTATGTTTGGTGGGGGTGACCATGGACATGGTGAAGCTGCTGGACATCAAACCGAACATGTTGAAGCTACAGTTGATCATCATGCTGAAGAAGCAGGCCATGGTGAAGAAGAACATCAAATAGAGGCAGGTCATAGTGAAGCAGCCCATGCCGGTGGAGAACATTCCGAAGCTGGTCATGAGGATAGTGGCCATGGTGGTTATCATTGGTCTAAGCGCTTCTTTGCCAACCTTTGGATCAACAATGTTTACTTTGCCGGGATTGCCATTATTGGGGTTTTCTTCTTTGCCATTCAATACGCCGCTCAGGCAGGATGGGCCACTCCAATTCTACGAGTGATGTTATCTTTTGGAAATTGGCTTCCTTTTGCAGCCATCTTAATGATCGTGACTTATTTTATCGCGGGCCATGATCTTTTCCATTGGACGCATGCAAGCCTTTTTGACCCTAATAGTCCTGATTATGATCATATCATTGATGGCAAAGGGGGGTTTTTCTATTGGCCTTTTGCTAAAGGAAGTTTCCCAATCTTCTGGGTAGTAAGAATGGTTTTATTCTTTGGCATTTGGATTTTCTTCTTTAACAAATTGAAAAATCTTTCTTTACAAGAAGATATCAAAGGGGGAAACAGCTATTGGTTCACCATGAGAAAATGGTCTGCCATTTTCCTTGTAGTCTTTGCTGTATCTTCTTCAATAAGTGCATGGGACTGGGTAATGTCTATTGACACTCACTGGTTCTCTACCTTATTTGGTTGGTATGTATTTGCCTCCTGGTTTGTTGCAGGACTTTCTGCTATCACTTTGGTAACTATCCTGTTGAAGGAAAAAGGTTACCTGGAAATGATCAATGAAAACCACTTGCACGACTTGGGGAAATTCATTTTCGGATTCTCTATTTTCTGGACTTACCTTTGGTTTTCTCAGTTCCTGTTGATCTATTATGCCAACATTCCTGAAGAATCAGTGTACTTCCTTGAGAGATTGGCGAGTGATATTTATGGACCATTTATATTTGTCAATATCATCCTTAACTTTGTGCTTCCCTTTTTGTTGCTGATGACAAGGGATTCCAAGCGTCATACGATCTTCCTAAAAGTTGTTTGTACCACGATCATCTTAGGTCACTGGGTGGATTTCTTCCTGATGGTTCAACCTGGAACATTGGGTCATAATGGCGGAATTGGGTTTATGGAAATAGGTATGCTATTATTGTATGCTTCAGTAGTGATTATGGTGGTGTTTAATAATTTGGGTAAGAAAAACTTGATACCCAAAAACCACCCTATGTTGGAAGAAAGTTATCATCATCACATTTAA
- a CDS encoding cytochrome c oxidase subunit II — protein MYGFLIALGILLLVSIIWMVYRIQTLVSVVKGSEKKIASGSNKVNGALFLLFLLGSGALMFWYSIVEFDNYQLPIASEHGVVTDRLFWITMAITGIVFIITHILLFWFSYRYQYKEENTASYYPENNKLEIVWTLVPAVVLTLLIVSGWKAWTDITSPAPENAHVVELMGYQFAWDIRYPGKDNQLGSYDYRLIDPSNSRGIDFTDKKSLDDFPAQKVVLPKGEPVLFKIRSRDVLHSVFAPHMRLKMDAVPGMPTRFWFTPTKTTQEMREELGDEEFVYEIACTEVCGGGHFSMRKEIEVVEPAEFQKWVAEQQTFIEQDPALIADLPADVKELAKIQIGE, from the coding sequence ATGTACGGATTTCTTATAGCATTAGGTATTCTGTTGTTGGTTTCCATCATCTGGATGGTTTACAGGATACAGACTTTAGTTTCAGTAGTCAAAGGTTCTGAAAAGAAAATTGCTTCTGGAAGCAACAAAGTGAATGGAGCCCTGTTTTTATTATTTCTTCTGGGGTCAGGTGCCTTGATGTTCTGGTACTCCATTGTAGAATTTGACAATTATCAACTGCCAATTGCCTCTGAACACGGTGTAGTGACGGATAGGTTATTTTGGATTACAATGGCCATCACTGGTATTGTATTCATCATTACCCATATCCTGCTTTTTTGGTTCAGCTATCGCTACCAATACAAAGAGGAAAATACGGCTTCCTATTATCCTGAAAATAACAAATTGGAGATCGTATGGACTTTGGTGCCAGCTGTGGTACTTACCTTATTGATTGTTTCAGGTTGGAAAGCCTGGACGGACATCACTTCTCCTGCCCCTGAAAATGCACATGTAGTAGAATTGATGGGGTACCAGTTTGCTTGGGATATCCGCTATCCTGGTAAAGACAATCAATTGGGCAGCTATGATTACCGTCTAATAGATCCTTCCAATTCCAGAGGGATTGATTTTACGGATAAAAAATCTTTGGATGATTTTCCAGCACAAAAAGTTGTGCTCCCCAAAGGCGAGCCTGTTCTTTTTAAGATCCGTTCCAGGGATGTACTTCATTCTGTCTTTGCCCCTCATATGAGATTAAAAATGGATGCTGTACCAGGAATGCCTACCAGGTTCTGGTTCACACCAACCAAAACAACCCAGGAGATGAGAGAAGAACTGGGGGATGAAGAATTTGTATACGAAATTGCCTGTACAGAAGTATGTGGCGGTGGTCACTTTTCCATGAGAAAAGAAATTGAAGTGGTGGAGCCTGCTGAGTTCCAAAAATGGGTTGCTGAGCAACAAACATTTATTGAGCAGGACCCTGCGTTGATAGCTGATCTTCCTGCTGATGTGAAAGAATTAGCTAAGATTCAAATTGGTGAGTAG
- a CDS encoding cytochrome c oxidase subunit I, whose translation MAVANISAHGTTAHEHHDDHAHSDNFITKYIFSTDHKMIGKQFLVTGIFWALLGGFLSILFRLQLGFPDMDMSFLKPILGGWIDESGALDTNFYLALVTMHGTIMVFFVLTAGLSGTFSNFLIPLQIGARDMASGFMNMLSYWFFFVAGVIMFISLFIETGPAGGGWVIYPPLSALKQAIPGSGLGMTLWLVSMVFFIASQLLGGINYITTVINLRTKGMSFSRLPLTIWSFFLTAVIGLLSFPVLFAAALLLVFDRSFGTSFYLSDIYIGGEALPNTGGSAVLFQHLFWFLGHPEVYIVLLPALGITSEVISTNSRKPIFGYKAMILSMLGITILSFVVWAHHMFVSGMNPFLGSVFMFLTLIIAVPSAVKVFNYLTTLWKGNLVFTPAMLFSIGLVSFFISGGLTGIFLGNSAVDIQLHDTYFVVAHFHLVMGSASFFGLMAGVYHWFPKMFGKMMDAKLGYIHFWLTFIGVYMVFFPMHYIGIAGFPRRYYSWTNFNFADMYTDLNMFVSIAAIITFGAQFIFLFNFFYSMYRGRKASLNPWRSNTLEWTTPLHPGHGNWPGEIPTVYRWPYDYSKPGSKEDYIPQTVPLSSTPESNLPHESEQVKLEREIMAEEGHVLVADESKES comes from the coding sequence ATGGCAGTAGCTAATATATCAGCACATGGTACTACCGCGCATGAGCATCACGATGATCATGCGCATAGTGATAATTTTATCACTAAATATATTTTCAGTACCGATCATAAAATGATCGGAAAGCAATTCCTGGTGACAGGGATTTTCTGGGCGCTTTTGGGTGGTTTTTTATCCATTCTTTTTAGGCTCCAACTTGGTTTCCCTGATATGGACATGTCTTTCCTTAAGCCTATTCTGGGCGGATGGATTGATGAATCCGGTGCGTTGGATACGAACTTTTACCTGGCCTTGGTGACCATGCACGGTACCATCATGGTGTTCTTTGTATTGACCGCAGGTTTGAGTGGTACTTTCTCCAATTTTTTGATTCCATTACAAATCGGAGCAAGGGATATGGCCTCCGGTTTTATGAACATGCTTTCTTATTGGTTCTTCTTTGTTGCCGGTGTGATCATGTTCATTTCATTATTCATTGAAACAGGACCAGCCGGTGGTGGTTGGGTGATTTACCCTCCATTGTCTGCCTTGAAACAAGCTATCCCCGGTTCAGGTTTGGGTATGACCCTTTGGTTGGTTTCCATGGTGTTCTTTATCGCTTCCCAGTTGCTTGGAGGTATCAATTATATTACTACTGTAATTAACCTTAGAACCAAGGGAATGTCTTTTTCCAGATTGCCACTGACCATCTGGTCATTCTTCCTTACTGCGGTAATCGGTTTGTTGTCCTTCCCAGTATTGTTTGCTGCTGCTTTGTTGTTGGTATTTGATAGAAGTTTTGGCACTTCTTTCTACCTATCTGACATTTATATTGGCGGTGAAGCCCTTCCAAATACTGGAGGTAGTGCGGTTCTTTTCCAACACCTATTCTGGTTCCTTGGGCACCCTGAAGTATATATTGTATTGTTGCCTGCTTTGGGTATTACTTCTGAGGTTATCTCCACCAATTCAAGAAAACCGATATTTGGTTATAAAGCAATGATCCTTTCCATGTTAGGCATTACTATTTTGTCTTTTGTGGTTTGGGCACACCATATGTTTGTTTCAGGTATGAACCCTTTCTTGGGATCTGTATTTATGTTCCTGACCTTGATCATTGCTGTACCATCTGCCGTGAAGGTATTTAACTATCTGACAACCTTATGGAAAGGTAATTTGGTCTTCACTCCGGCCATGTTGTTTTCCATAGGTTTGGTATCTTTCTTTATTTCCGGTGGTTTGACTGGTATTTTCCTGGGAAATTCCGCAGTTGATATTCAATTACACGATACCTACTTTGTAGTTGCTCACTTCCACTTGGTAATGGGGTCTGCATCCTTCTTTGGATTGATGGCAGGGGTTTACCATTGGTTCCCAAAAATGTTCGGAAAGATGATGGATGCCAAATTAGGCTACATCCACTTTTGGTTAACCTTCATCGGAGTTTACATGGTATTCTTCCCAATGCACTACATCGGTATTGCAGGTTTCCCAAGAAGATATTACAGTTGGACCAACTTTAATTTTGCTGACATGTACACTGACCTGAATATGTTTGTGTCCATTGCGGCAATCATCACCTTTGGTGCCCAGTTTATTTTCCTTTTCAACTTCTTCTACAGCATGTACAGAGGTAGGAAGGCTTCTCTAAATCCTTGGAGATCCAATACATTGGAATGGACCACACCATTGCATCCCGGTCACGGAAACTGGCCAGGTGAAATTCCAACTGTTTACAGATGGCCATATGATTATTCTAAGCCTGGATCAAAAGAGGATTATATCCCTCAAACTGTGCCTTTGTCTTCCACTCCAGAATCCAATTTGCCACATGAAAGTGAGCAAGTGAAATTAGAAAGAGAGATAATGGCAGAAGAAGGGCATGTATTAGTGGCCGATGAATCAAAAGAATCTTAA
- a CDS encoding COX15/CtaA family protein — MNQKNLKNISSFRRISLITVIAVYFLILVGGIVRSTGSGMGCPDWPKCFGNWVPPTEVNQLPENYQEIYLQKRVDKNQRFVALLSSLGFDKKAEQIKQDKSILIEGEFNATKTWIEYLNRLTGAVIGILVIFTFIYSLPLKKLDPWLPILAFLNLLLVIFQGWIGSIVVSTNLLQWMITVHMILALLIVCLLLYVHFRTYQLSHKPVVKTDKPKTLMGLLALGFILMVIQVVWGTQVREKVDQIALQFGNLFRNEWVEHLGMKFLIHRSFSLVLLGLHLVFLYLVYKNAKRKTGIFKWTQVLLLLILAEIITGAGMGYFGIPAFLQPIHLLVGSLIIGVQFVVLLLLNDQRKLEIKGSSS, encoded by the coding sequence ATGAATCAAAAGAATCTTAAAAATATTAGCAGCTTTCGCAGGATCAGTTTGATCACTGTGATAGCTGTTTATTTCCTGATATTGGTTGGGGGGATTGTGCGGAGCACAGGTTCCGGGATGGGTTGCCCCGATTGGCCAAAATGTTTTGGTAACTGGGTGCCTCCAACTGAGGTAAACCAATTGCCCGAAAATTATCAGGAAATATACCTTCAAAAAAGGGTTGACAAAAACCAAAGGTTTGTAGCCCTGCTTTCCAGTCTCGGTTTTGATAAAAAAGCCGAACAAATCAAGCAGGACAAATCGATACTCATAGAAGGTGAGTTCAATGCTACCAAAACCTGGATTGAATACTTGAACAGGTTGACGGGGGCAGTGATAGGGATTTTGGTGATTTTCACCTTTATCTATTCTCTTCCCCTAAAGAAGCTTGATCCATGGCTTCCAATTTTGGCCTTTTTAAATCTACTTTTGGTGATTTTCCAAGGCTGGATAGGGAGTATAGTAGTCTCCACCAACCTGTTGCAATGGATGATAACGGTACATATGATTTTGGCATTATTGATCGTTTGCCTGCTTTTATATGTACATTTCAGGACTTATCAATTGTCCCATAAGCCGGTTGTGAAAACAGACAAACCAAAGACATTAATGGGTTTGTTGGCTTTGGGATTTATATTGATGGTTATACAGGTGGTTTGGGGCACGCAGGTTAGGGAAAAGGTGGATCAAATAGCCCTTCAATTTGGAAATTTATTTCGGAATGAATGGGTAGAACATTTGGGAATGAAATTCCTAATCCACAGATCCTTTTCCTTGGTGTTGTTAGGTTTGCATCTGGTTTTCCTGTATTTGGTTTATAAGAATGCCAAAAGGAAAACCGGGATTTTCAAGTGGACTCAGGTATTGTTGCTCTTGATTTTGGCTGAAATCATTACAGGGGCAGGGATGGGGTATTTTGGCATTCCAGCCTTTTTACAACCCATTCATTTATTGGTAGGGTCCCTGATAATTGGGGTGCAATTTGTTGTTTTGTTGCTGTTGAACGATCAGAGAAAATTAGAAATAAAGGGTTCTTCTTCATGA
- the cyoE gene encoding heme o synthase, with protein sequence MRTLDLTEASFFQGLLIRAKAYYELIKFRLSALVTFSAVFGFILGDSGFLFSWGNFMALMIGGFLISGASGAANEILEIEYDKLMKRTENRPLPLGIISIQEAQWFTIIVAILGVSILWLFTNPLTTGLGILSMILYVFAYTPLKRVGPVAVFVGAIPGAMPPLLGWTAATGQITYEALIIFGIQFIWQFPHFWAIAWVSDEDYKKAGFKLLPSGGKKDLNTAIQIMIYTLFLLPLGLLPSYFGLTGLNSGIVATICGVLFLAQTFSLMRDCSRKSALKIMFGSFLYLPIVQIAYLLDKVA encoded by the coding sequence ATGAGAACATTAGATTTAACTGAAGCTTCCTTTTTTCAGGGGCTTTTAATACGGGCGAAAGCCTACTATGAATTGATAAAATTCAGGTTATCTGCATTGGTAACCTTTTCGGCCGTTTTCGGTTTTATCCTTGGGGACAGCGGTTTCTTGTTTTCCTGGGGGAATTTCATGGCATTGATGATTGGAGGGTTTCTTATCAGTGGAGCCTCCGGAGCAGCCAATGAAATCCTTGAAATTGAATATGATAAATTAATGAAGAGAACGGAAAACCGTCCTCTTCCATTAGGAATCATTTCCATACAGGAAGCCCAGTGGTTTACCATCATTGTAGCCATTTTAGGGGTTAGCATATTATGGCTTTTTACCAACCCTTTGACTACAGGCCTAGGCATATTGAGCATGATCTTATATGTTTTTGCTTATACGCCATTGAAAAGGGTAGGGCCTGTAGCTGTATTTGTTGGAGCCATACCAGGCGCTATGCCTCCTTTGTTGGGCTGGACTGCGGCAACCGGGCAGATCACCTATGAAGCCTTAATAATCTTTGGGATCCAATTTATCTGGCAATTCCCTCATTTTTGGGCGATTGCCTGGGTGAGTGATGAGGATTACAAAAAGGCAGGATTCAAGCTTTTGCCTTCAGGAGGGAAAAAGGATCTTAATACCGCCATCCAGATAATGATTTATACCCTTTTCTTATTGCCGTTAGGTTTATTGCCAAGTTATTTTGGCTTGACAGGGTTAAATTCTGGAATTGTTGCCACCATTTGTGGCGTGTTATTTCTGGCCCAAACATTTTCATTGATGCGGGATTGTTCCAGAAAATCTGCATTGAAAATCATGTTTGGTTCTTTCTTGTATTTGCCAATTGTGCAGATTGCTTATTTACTTGACAAGGTAGCATAA
- a CDS encoding cytochrome c oxidase subunit 3, which yields MEEKLAFTEGAEQPIAMNPKKFALWLFIVSVVMIFAALTSAFIVRQAEGNWLDYELPQILWITSGIILVSSFTMHWAYTAARKDQLQQLKLALVVTSIFGLAFLVGQWYSWVALVDRDVYFVGNPAGSFLYVLTGLHAVHLISGVIFLIIVLISSFRYKIHSKRMNTMEMCVTYWHFLGGLWLYLFMFLLLNH from the coding sequence ATGGAAGAAAAATTAGCCTTTACCGAAGGGGCCGAGCAGCCCATTGCCATGAACCCCAAAAAATTTGCCCTCTGGCTGTTTATTGTCAGTGTGGTGATGATCTTTGCCGCCTTGACCAGTGCTTTTATTGTAAGGCAGGCTGAAGGGAATTGGTTGGATTATGAATTGCCCCAAATACTCTGGATTACTTCAGGTATTATTTTGGTGAGTAGTTTTACCATGCATTGGGCATATACAGCAGCAAGAAAGGATCAATTACAGCAATTGAAATTGGCCTTAGTGGTAACCAGTATATTTGGCCTGGCCTTTTTAGTGGGGCAATGGTACAGCTGGGTAGCCTTGGTGGACCGGGATGTTTACTTTGTTGGAAATCCGGCAGGATCCTTTCTTTATGTTTTGACTGGATTACATGCTGTTCACCTTATTAGTGGTGTGATATTTCTAATTATTGTATTAATTTCGTCCTTTAGATATAAAATTCATTCAAAAAGGATGAATACTATGGAAATGTGCGTAACATACTGGCATTTTCTTGGCGGCCTTTGGCTGTATTTGTTTATGTTTTTGTTATTGAATCATTGA
- a CDS encoding cytochrome c oxidase subunit 3, translated as MSSTAIEINSKRGLWGGGTPPLKASYGKLMMWFFLLSDIFTFAAFLITYAAIRMSYPYFDGKSADFVSSNEYWPIPERIFDAVPFLHGVELPLVFVGIMTFILIMSSVTMVLAVEAGHRNDRNDVVKWMLWTMLGGITFLSCQAWEWTHFIHGTDEGTVMTFVNSFGETVTETIYGANLLANQYGPAPFAQLFFFITGFHGFHVTIGVVLLFIGFYQAAVGVYERRGHYEMIEKIGLYWHFVDLVWVFVFTFFYLV; from the coding sequence ATGTCATCGACTGCTATTGAAATCAACTCCAAAAGAGGACTTTGGGGGGGAGGAACACCGCCTTTAAAGGCCAGTTATGGAAAACTCATGATGTGGTTTTTCCTACTTTCTGATATCTTTACTTTTGCGGCTTTTTTGATTACTTATGCTGCAATCCGGATGAGTTATCCTTACTTTGATGGGAAAAGTGCTGATTTTGTTAGCTCAAATGAATATTGGCCCATTCCTGAGAGAATTTTCGATGCAGTTCCATTTCTTCATGGAGTAGAGCTTCCTTTGGTTTTTGTGGGTATCATGACTTTTATTTTGATCATGAGTTCTGTAACCATGGTATTGGCCGTGGAAGCTGGCCATCGAAATGACAGAAATGATGTCGTAAAATGGATGCTTTGGACTATGCTAGGTGGTATCACCTTCTTGAGCTGTCAAGCTTGGGAATGGACTCACTTTATCCATGGCACTGACGAGGGGACAGTGATGACCTTTGTTAATTCCTTTGGTGAAACCGTTACTGAAACCATTTATGGGGCTAATTTATTGGCAAATCAATACGGCCCGGCACCATTTGCACAATTGTTTTTCTTTATCACTGGCTTTCATGGTTTCCACGTAACCATTGGCGTTGTGCTTTTGTTCATCGGCTTTTACCAAGCTGCTGTAGGCGTGTATGAAAGAAGAGGCCACTATGAAATGATTGAAAAAATTGGCCTTTACTGGCACTTTGTAGACCTTGTTTGGGTGTTTGTATTTACCTTCTTTTACCTGGTCTAG
- a CDS encoding cytochrome C oxidase subunit IV family protein gives MSLQENKSSLEVLPRNKEKIKKIWKIALILLTVTAVEFLLAFTMERGILLYAIFFGLTLVKAAYIIMEFMHLKDESKTLFWSIMLPLIFLIWLMLALVKEGAEIFLLRW, from the coding sequence ATGTCATTACAAGAAAATAAAAGTTCTCTGGAGGTTTTGCCTCGGAATAAGGAAAAGATCAAGAAAATATGGAAGATTGCCTTGATCTTGTTGACAGTAACGGCGGTTGAGTTTTTACTCGCCTTTACCATGGAAAGAGGAATTTTGCTTTATGCCATTTTCTTTGGTCTTACCTTGGTAAAAGCTGCCTATATAATCATGGAATTTATGCACCTTAAAGATGAGTCCAAAACCTTGTTTTGGTCCATCATGCTGCCTTTGATTTTCCTGATTTGGCTGATGTTGGCCCTGGTAAAAGAAGGAGCTGAAATATTCCTTTTAAGATGGTAA
- a CDS encoding SCO family protein gives MKMIRGLQAMVLLCILMVPVLIILFLRNFGENKYDIPVYYENGVTDPMGECSYPKGQQHTIPEFSFVSQDNSNVGREQMDGKITVVDFFFTSCPSICPVMSEEMERVQDAFRNEEDVQIFSISVDPGYDTPKVLSEYAEQHDATPGKWFFLNGPKKETYQLARCGFVLPTIDGQGNPEDFIHSDKFVLVDGNGRIRGYYSGTKREDIDLLILETKILLHDKE, from the coding sequence ATGAAAATGATTAGAGGATTACAAGCCATGGTGCTGTTATGTATTTTAATGGTGCCGGTATTGATAATTTTATTTCTTAGGAATTTTGGGGAAAACAAATATGATATCCCCGTTTATTATGAAAATGGAGTGACTGACCCCATGGGTGAGTGTAGTTACCCCAAAGGGCAACAACATACCATTCCCGAATTTTCATTTGTTTCCCAGGACAATTCAAATGTTGGGCGGGAACAAATGGATGGTAAAATCACAGTAGTTGATTTTTTCTTTACCAGTTGTCCCAGCATTTGCCCTGTAATGTCCGAGGAGATGGAACGTGTGCAGGATGCATTTAGGAACGAAGAGGATGTTCAGATTTTTTCCATCAGTGTGGACCCTGGATATGATACTCCAAAAGTTTTAAGTGAGTATGCAGAACAGCATGATGCGACTCCTGGGAAGTGGTTTTTCTTGAATGGCCCAAAAAAGGAGACCTACCAATTGGCCCGTTGCGGTTTTGTCCTTCCTACAATCGATGGTCAAGGGAATCCCGAAGATTTTATTCATAGTGATAAATTTGTATTGGTAGATGGAAATGGCCGTATCAGAGGCTATTATAGTGGAACTAAAAGGGAAGATATTGACTTATTGATTCTGGAAACAAAAATTTTATTGCATGATAAAGAGTAA